A region of Paenibacillus sp. JNUCC-31 DNA encodes the following proteins:
- a CDS encoding queuosine precursor transporter yields MFNLGWGALFVLVTYGFFLLCYRLFGKKGLYAWIGVATVIANIQVTKTIDIMGIVLTLGNTMYVSMYLTSDLLNEKYGPGEARKAVWFGFFTLIMTTVLMQMVLFFEPASTDFAQDSMKTLFGLLPRLALGSLSAYFISQFLDVRLYSWLRKVAPGRNQLWIRTNGSSIISSFVDTLVFCTIAFAFIYPWDVWLEIFLTTYVIKFVLTAVGTPFLYAARSFKFKDEA; encoded by the coding sequence GTGTTTAATTTAGGATGGGGAGCGCTTTTTGTTCTCGTAACGTATGGCTTTTTTCTGTTGTGTTACCGCTTGTTCGGTAAAAAGGGTCTGTATGCCTGGATCGGTGTGGCAACAGTCATTGCCAACATTCAGGTGACCAAAACGATAGATATTATGGGGATCGTTCTGACGCTGGGCAATACGATGTATGTCAGCATGTACCTGACCAGTGATCTGCTCAATGAGAAATATGGACCAGGTGAGGCACGTAAAGCTGTATGGTTCGGGTTCTTCACATTGATTATGACGACAGTACTTATGCAGATGGTGTTGTTCTTTGAGCCCGCATCGACGGACTTTGCACAGGATTCAATGAAAACCCTGTTTGGTCTGCTGCCACGTCTGGCACTCGGAAGTCTGTCGGCCTATTTCATCAGTCAGTTCCTGGATGTGCGACTGTACAGCTGGCTGCGCAAGGTGGCGCCAGGGCGCAATCAGTTGTGGATACGTACCAACGGCAGCTCGATTATCAGTTCGTTTGTGGATACACTGGTATTCTGCACAATCGCTTTTGCGTTCATCTATCCATGGGATGTCTGGCTTGAAATTTTCCTGACGACGTACGTGATCAAATTTGTATTGACCGCGGTAGGAACGCCGTTTCTATATGCTGCACGAAGCTTTAAATTCAAGGATGAAGCCTAG
- a CDS encoding M24 family metallopeptidase, translated as MNQTPLSRLEAGLSTQGLDAMLITDPKHIYYLTGFASNPHERFLGLVLARGEEPLLIVPALDEEAAATASSVSNIATHSDTDNPYALFERYQGRLGRVGLEKEYVTVARYEQLTASLGAANFEDVGPLLRTLRVKKTPDEVARIRHAIHLIEETLRQGLSHVRTGVTEIELVAEMEYQMKKLGADGPSFDTMVLTGPKTGLPHGTPGDRKLQHGDLLMFDMGVYAGGYASDITRTFAFGDISPELQTIYNTVLAANEAAIRAVKPGVTCAEIDRAARQVTEEAGYGERFLHRVGHGLGIDVHEYPSLHGQNMDILEEGTVFTIEPGVYVTGAGGVRIEDDVLVTETGVEVLTSYPKELQILTD; from the coding sequence GGTCTGTCTACACAAGGATTGGACGCCATGCTCATTACAGATCCGAAACATATTTACTATTTAACCGGTTTTGCCAGCAATCCGCATGAACGTTTCCTTGGGCTTGTTCTCGCACGCGGCGAAGAGCCGCTGTTGATCGTGCCCGCACTCGACGAGGAGGCTGCCGCTACCGCTTCTTCGGTATCCAACATCGCCACGCATTCAGATACGGACAATCCTTACGCCTTATTTGAGCGCTATCAGGGGCGTCTGGGCCGCGTAGGTCTCGAAAAAGAATACGTGACGGTCGCACGTTATGAACAGTTGACCGCCTCGCTGGGCGCTGCCAACTTTGAAGATGTCGGTCCTCTGCTTCGCACCTTGCGTGTGAAAAAAACACCGGATGAAGTCGCTCGTATTCGCCACGCCATCCATCTGATCGAAGAGACACTTCGTCAGGGGCTTTCCCACGTTCGTACAGGCGTTACCGAGATTGAACTGGTTGCCGAGATGGAATATCAGATGAAAAAACTGGGTGCAGACGGTCCTTCCTTCGATACCATGGTACTCACTGGGCCCAAAACAGGTCTGCCACATGGCACGCCAGGGGATCGCAAGCTCCAACACGGGGATCTGTTGATGTTTGATATGGGTGTATACGCGGGTGGGTATGCATCGGATATTACGCGCACATTTGCCTTTGGTGACATTTCACCTGAACTCCAAACGATCTACAACACCGTGCTCGCAGCAAACGAAGCTGCCATTCGTGCAGTTAAACCTGGCGTTACCTGTGCGGAGATTGACCGTGCTGCACGTCAGGTTACGGAAGAAGCCGGGTATGGCGAGCGTTTCCTGCACCGAGTCGGGCATGGATTGGGTATTGACGTGCATGAGTATCCTTCCCTGCATGGGCAGAACATGGACATTCTGGAGGAAGGTACGGTATTTACGATTGAGCCTGGCGTATATGTAACCGGCGCAGGCGGTGTACGTATCGAGGATGATGTACTTGTGACAGAAACTGGCGTTGAGGTGCTGACATCCTATCCGAAAGAGCTGCAAATCCTGACGGACTAA